In one Saccharibacillus brassicae genomic region, the following are encoded:
- a CDS encoding GTP-binding protein — protein sequence MNDHFEVRNIGVFAHIDAGKTTTTEYMLYRSGSIRAAGSVDAGTTSTDSLDVERERGISVKAASASLNWKGTRLNLIDTPGHADFLAEVERTLGVMDGAVLIVSAAEGVQAQTEILWQALRLLQIPTVIYINKLDRVGASFERTLGDIARLLSPSVLPVQQPTYGADGEFAGIRVLWTDDADRSGAQDSSGGAAGAYSFPGSGDAGHGGDAGDVGDAARPDADDLAFRAAAAEQLAEFDEELLLRYIEGDLPERAELAQRIADHAAAGEMFPVCCGCSQRGIGIAELLDAMLAFLPAPAPKPGLAGIVFKVERDRAMGRAVWIRLYGGTLRNRDVAALHGRASEEKITQIRRLDGLKRVDAGEFSAGDVAAVYGLSDASIGDIVGDPDLVPQTPQLAVPLLTARVLPENDTDYTVTAEALRELTDEDPLLGLVFVPELRELHVRMMGAMQLEVLGSMLRSRFGLNVGFGPPAVIYKETPAQRCEGRVAYLAPKPCWAILHFTIEPGEPGSGLQYRSLARADDILPAYQNEVRRRVPEALKQGLYGWEVTDLIVTLTYGQSHVWHTHPLDFVIATPMGLMNGLAAGGTKLLEPVLRFRISVPEDNAGRVLSDLSRMRAEFDPPFAEGGRFLIEGRIPAATSLDYAVELRSFTSGKGMLTASFDGYQEAPPGTEASRPRVGISPLDEAKYILSARSAL from the coding sequence GTGAACGATCATTTCGAAGTCCGAAATATCGGCGTGTTTGCCCATATCGACGCGGGCAAAACGACGACGACCGAATATATGCTGTACCGCAGCGGAAGCATCCGCGCCGCAGGCAGCGTCGACGCAGGCACGACCTCCACCGATTCGCTCGACGTGGAGCGCGAACGCGGCATTTCCGTGAAAGCGGCTTCAGCTTCGCTGAACTGGAAAGGCACCCGGCTCAACCTGATCGATACGCCGGGACACGCCGACTTCCTCGCCGAAGTGGAGCGCACGCTCGGCGTGATGGACGGCGCCGTGCTGATCGTCTCCGCGGCCGAAGGCGTCCAGGCGCAGACGGAGATTCTGTGGCAGGCGCTCCGTCTGCTGCAGATCCCTACCGTGATCTATATCAACAAGCTCGACCGGGTCGGCGCTTCGTTCGAGCGGACGCTCGGCGATATCGCCCGTCTGCTCTCGCCGTCGGTGCTGCCGGTCCAGCAGCCGACGTACGGCGCGGACGGCGAATTTGCCGGCATTCGGGTGCTGTGGACGGACGACGCGGACAGGTCCGGAGCGCAGGATTCTTCCGGCGGAGCGGCCGGGGCCTATTCATTCCCGGGTTCCGGCGATGCCGGTCATGGCGGTGATGCCGGTGATGTCGGTGATGCGGCCCGTCCGGACGCAGACGACCTGGCGTTTCGCGCCGCCGCGGCCGAGCAGCTGGCCGAGTTCGACGAGGAGCTGCTGCTGCGCTATATCGAAGGCGATCTGCCCGAACGCGCCGAGCTTGCGCAGCGAATCGCGGACCATGCGGCCGCCGGCGAGATGTTCCCGGTCTGCTGCGGCTGCTCGCAGCGCGGAATCGGCATCGCCGAGCTGCTCGATGCCATGCTCGCTTTCCTGCCCGCTCCCGCGCCCAAGCCGGGCCTTGCCGGCATCGTGTTCAAAGTCGAGCGGGACCGCGCCATGGGCCGGGCCGTCTGGATTCGCCTGTACGGCGGCACACTGCGCAATCGCGACGTCGCGGCGCTGCACGGCCGCGCGTCCGAGGAGAAGATTACGCAGATCCGCAGGCTCGACGGCTTGAAAAGAGTCGACGCGGGCGAGTTCTCGGCCGGCGACGTCGCGGCCGTATACGGCCTGAGCGACGCGTCGATCGGCGACATCGTCGGCGATCCGGACCTCGTGCCGCAGACGCCGCAGCTCGCCGTGCCGCTGCTGACTGCGCGCGTGCTTCCCGAGAACGATACCGATTACACGGTGACCGCCGAAGCGCTGCGCGAGCTGACGGACGAAGATCCGCTGCTCGGCCTCGTCTTCGTGCCCGAACTGCGCGAGCTGCATGTGCGCATGATGGGCGCGATGCAGCTTGAAGTGCTCGGCAGCATGCTGCGCTCGCGCTTCGGCCTGAACGTCGGCTTCGGTCCGCCGGCCGTCATCTACAAAGAAACGCCGGCGCAGCGCTGCGAAGGGCGCGTCGCCTATCTCGCGCCCAAGCCGTGCTGGGCGATTCTGCATTTTACGATCGAACCCGGCGAGCCGGGCAGCGGGCTGCAGTACCGTTCGCTTGCGCGCGCCGACGACATTTTGCCGGCGTACCAGAACGAAGTGCGGCGCCGCGTGCCCGAAGCGCTCAAGCAGGGACTGTACGGTTGGGAAGTGACCGACCTGATCGTCACGCTGACGTACGGCCAGAGCCATGTCTGGCACACCCATCCGCTCGATTTCGTAATCGCGACGCCGATGGGCCTCATGAACGGCCTGGCCGCAGGCGGCACCAAGCTGCTGGAACCGGTGCTGCGCTTCCGCATTTCGGTGCCGGAAGATAACGCCGGCCGCGTCCTGAGCGACCTGTCGCGGATGCGCGCCGAATTCGATCCCCCGTTCGCCGAAGGCGGACGCTTCTTGATCGAAGGGCGGATCCCCGCCGCCACTTCGCTGGACTACGCCGTGGAACTTCGCTCGTTCACTTCCGGCAAAGGCATGCTGACCGCTTCATTCGACGGCTACCAGGAAGCCCCTCCCGGCACCGAAGCGTCCCGCCCGCGCGTCGGCATTAGCCCGCTGGACGAAGCGAAATACATTTTGAGCGCGCGGAGCGCTTTGTAG
- a CDS encoding helix-turn-helix transcriptional regulator, with the protein MQTRIREKRTERDMTQEELSERLDVSRQTIISLEKGKYKPSLILAHKLSQIFECKIEDLFVFEGDENIE; encoded by the coding sequence GTGCAGACCCGAATTCGAGAAAAACGGACCGAGCGCGATATGACGCAGGAAGAGTTGTCCGAACGGCTGGACGTATCGAGACAGACGATCATTTCGCTGGAAAAAGGCAAGTACAAACCTTCGCTTATTCTGGCCCACAAGCTGTCGCAAATTTTCGAGTGCAAGATCGAAGACCTATTCGTATTCGAAGGAGATGAGAACATTGAATGA
- a CDS encoding glycoside hydrolase family 13 protein codes for MERAFWKEAVVYQIYPRSFMDSNGDGVGDLRGIIMKLDYLKELGVDVIWLSPVYKSPNDDNGYDISDYEDIMDEFGTMADWEELLAGLHERGIKLMMDLVVNHTSDEHAWFVESRRDADGEYGDYYVWRDAAPDGGIPNNWESFFSGPVWEYDEQRGQYYLHLFSKKQPDLNWENEQVRTAVYDMMKFWLDKGVDGFRMDVINLISKVEGLPSNGTAPIADGSMYYVDGPRIHEFLQEMNREVLSKYDVMTVGEMPGVTVDEAKKYTAEERDELQMVFQFEHMRLDGGPGGKWDIVPWKLPQFKAVMDKWQVGLAEKGWNSLYLNNHDQPRMVSRFGNDGEYRAESAKLLATLLHTLRGTPYVYQGEELGMTNVKFPMIDDYKDIESLNMYNERVTHGGADPGTVMEAIQTRGRDNARTPVQWDDSRYAGFTTGTPWIGVNPNYKTINAKQQLADPDSVFHYYKKLIALRKQHDIMTYGEYQLLLPDHETLYAYTRTLGDETWLIVLNFSTEPTSFDWPAPLSEREASLIVGNYGEDGLDHKQLRPYEARVYGLK; via the coding sequence ATGGAACGTGCTTTTTGGAAAGAAGCGGTCGTGTATCAGATCTATCCGCGCAGCTTTATGGACAGCAACGGAGACGGCGTAGGCGATCTGCGGGGCATCATTATGAAGCTGGATTACCTCAAAGAGCTTGGCGTGGACGTGATCTGGCTGTCGCCGGTGTACAAATCGCCGAACGACGACAACGGATACGATATTAGCGACTACGAAGACATCATGGACGAATTCGGCACGATGGCGGACTGGGAAGAACTGCTTGCGGGTCTGCACGAGCGCGGAATCAAGCTGATGATGGATCTCGTCGTCAACCATACGTCGGACGAGCACGCGTGGTTCGTGGAATCGCGCAGAGACGCGGACGGCGAATACGGCGATTATTACGTCTGGCGCGACGCGGCTCCGGACGGCGGCATTCCGAACAACTGGGAGTCTTTTTTCAGCGGCCCGGTCTGGGAATACGACGAGCAGCGCGGCCAATATTACCTGCACCTTTTTTCCAAAAAACAACCGGACCTCAACTGGGAAAACGAACAAGTGCGCACAGCCGTATACGACATGATGAAGTTCTGGCTCGACAAAGGCGTGGACGGCTTCCGCATGGACGTCATCAACCTGATCTCCAAAGTGGAAGGGCTGCCTTCGAACGGAACGGCTCCGATCGCGGACGGCAGCATGTACTACGTGGACGGCCCGCGCATCCATGAGTTTTTGCAGGAGATGAACCGCGAGGTGCTGTCGAAGTACGACGTCATGACAGTCGGCGAGATGCCGGGCGTGACGGTCGACGAAGCGAAAAAATACACGGCGGAAGAACGCGACGAGCTGCAAATGGTGTTCCAGTTCGAGCATATGCGTCTGGACGGCGGACCGGGCGGCAAATGGGACATCGTGCCGTGGAAGCTGCCGCAGTTCAAAGCGGTCATGGACAAATGGCAGGTCGGACTGGCGGAAAAAGGCTGGAACAGCCTGTACCTGAACAACCACGATCAGCCGCGCATGGTATCGAGATTCGGCAATGACGGCGAATACCGCGCCGAATCGGCCAAGCTGCTCGCCACGCTGCTGCATACGCTGCGGGGAACGCCTTATGTGTACCAGGGCGAAGAACTCGGCATGACCAACGTCAAGTTCCCGATGATCGACGATTACAAAGACATCGAGAGTCTGAACATGTATAACGAGAGAGTTACGCACGGCGGCGCCGATCCCGGCACGGTCATGGAAGCGATCCAGACGAGAGGCCGCGACAACGCGCGCACGCCGGTCCAATGGGACGATAGTCGCTACGCGGGCTTTACGACCGGCACGCCGTGGATCGGGGTCAACCCGAACTACAAGACGATCAACGCCAAGCAGCAGCTGGCCGATCCGGATTCGGTGTTCCATTATTACAAAAAGCTGATCGCGCTGCGCAAACAGCACGACATTATGACATACGGCGAATACCAGCTGCTGCTGCCGGACCATGAGACGCTGTACGCTTACACGCGCACGCTCGGCGACGAGACGTGGCTGATCGTGCTCAACTTCTCGACAGAACCGACTTCGTTCGACTG